Proteins encoded in a region of the Rothia mucilaginosa genome:
- a CDS encoding acyltransferase family protein, translating into MKSLFTSSVRPDEANRRYILPGLDGLRAIAVLLVMVYHFWPTVLPGGMIGVDIFFVISGFLITSLLLREGALTGKIALGNFWIRRARRLLPAITLLILVMGPVSLLIGGDIQVNLGRQLAGAATFSSNWISIFAGNDYFTQTSPELFTNFWSLAVEEQFYVVWPLLIVAAGLLLRRRWRRFSVVMVLGIIASLSTATALLMSGAPISRVYYGTDTHLYGLLLGALLAFARPWSLYPPLQQSVLYRVAQPFGLVAFARVMISWLSLFALIPYAILVPESAPGAIPWGLFGASLLALGVIQGMLPDMLAGASEMLRRLLNFAPLRWVGERSYGLYLWHWPLAVVMHYLMGADRSPLVNVGVLVATFAIAEMSYRWVETPIRRYGFRGSANRVVAAFQSSRTRLLPVSVALAVVVAAASTGLAVHTAPAMTTAQQSVEDGKRAAAERLKARQEAQAASASASPSASATGKDAKASASASPSDSKAATGSVNSSQVTIVGDSIVVAVSPELYDKMPEASIDAAEGRTIAKALPIIKSMGSNGQIRKTFVLSVTANSTILDGQLDEVLAAMPADSKLVLVTGYGPRNLTWIDYSNGKIREFAAQHSDRVIIADWNSTIRQALQTQSGLLASDGVHPEVAGQELYAQVLMEAIAKAQK; encoded by the coding sequence ATGAAGTCCCTCTTTACCTCCTCCGTGCGTCCAGATGAGGCTAACCGGCGATATATTCTGCCGGGTCTGGACGGTCTGCGAGCAATCGCCGTGCTCCTCGTGATGGTGTACCATTTCTGGCCCACCGTACTACCCGGCGGCATGATTGGCGTGGATATTTTCTTCGTCATCTCCGGTTTCCTGATTACCTCCCTGCTTCTGCGTGAAGGTGCTCTCACCGGCAAAATTGCCCTGGGCAATTTCTGGATCCGACGTGCCCGCCGTCTGCTTCCCGCCATTACCCTGCTGATTCTGGTCATGGGACCGGTCAGCCTGCTCATTGGCGGCGATATTCAGGTGAACCTGGGCCGTCAGCTCGCTGGTGCGGCGACCTTCTCGTCCAACTGGATTTCTATTTTTGCCGGTAACGACTACTTCACGCAGACCTCCCCGGAGCTCTTCACGAACTTCTGGTCCCTGGCGGTGGAAGAACAGTTCTACGTGGTGTGGCCGCTGCTGATTGTTGCGGCTGGTCTGTTGCTGCGCCGCCGCTGGCGTCGTTTTAGCGTGGTCATGGTGCTGGGTATTATTGCGTCGCTGAGCACCGCCACCGCTCTTCTGATGTCTGGCGCACCCATTAGCCGCGTCTACTACGGTACCGACACGCACCTGTACGGCCTGCTGCTCGGCGCCCTGCTGGCGTTCGCGCGCCCCTGGTCGCTGTACCCGCCGCTGCAGCAGTCCGTGCTGTACCGTGTGGCTCAGCCCTTCGGCCTGGTCGCGTTCGCCCGCGTCATGATTAGCTGGCTGTCCCTGTTCGCGCTGATTCCCTACGCAATTCTGGTTCCCGAGTCGGCACCCGGCGCGATTCCCTGGGGTCTGTTCGGCGCCTCCCTGCTGGCGCTGGGCGTGATTCAGGGTATGCTGCCCGACATGCTCGCTGGTGCCTCCGAGATGCTGCGCCGCCTGCTGAACTTCGCGCCCCTGCGCTGGGTGGGCGAACGTTCCTACGGCCTGTACCTGTGGCACTGGCCGCTCGCCGTGGTCATGCACTACCTGATGGGTGCGGACCGCTCCCCGCTGGTAAATGTGGGCGTTTTGGTGGCGACCTTCGCGATTGCGGAGATGTCGTACCGCTGGGTTGAGACCCCGATTCGCCGCTACGGTTTCCGCGGTAGCGCTAACCGTGTGGTGGCGGCTTTCCAGTCTTCACGCACTAGGCTCCTGCCGGTTTCGGTGGCTCTTGCCGTTGTTGTGGCTGCTGCTTCGACCGGCCTGGCGGTGCACACCGCTCCGGCGATGACTACCGCCCAGCAGTCCGTTGAGGACGGCAAGCGTGCCGCCGCTGAACGCCTGAAGGCTCGTCAGGAGGCGCAGGCTGCGAGCGCATCGGCAAGCCCGAGCGCTTCTGCTACGGGTAAGGATGCGAAGGCTTCTGCCTCTGCTAGCCCTTCCGATTCGAAGGCTGCAACCGGTTCGGTGAACTCCTCGCAGGTGACCATTGTGGGTGACTCCATTGTGGTGGCGGTATCCCCCGAGCTGTACGACAAGATGCCCGAGGCATCTATCGATGCGGCTGAGGGACGAACCATTGCTAAGGCCCTGCCGATTATTAAGTCTATGGGTTCCAACGGCCAGATTCGTAAAACCTTCGTGCTGTCGGTGACCGCGAACTCGACCATTCTGGATGGTCAGCTCGACGAGGTTCTGGCGGCTATGCCCGCCGATTCTAAGCTGGTGCTGGTCACCGGTTACGGCCCGCGCAACCTGACCTGGATTGACTACTCGAACGGTAAGATTCGTGAGTTTGCGGCTCAGCATTCTGATCGTGTGATCATTGCGGATTGGAACTCTACGATCCGCCAGGCTCTGCAGACTCAGAGTGGTCTGCTGGCCTCTGACGGTGTTCACCCTGAGGTTGCTGGTCAGGAGCTCTACGCCCAGGTGCTGATGGAAGCTATTGCCAAGGCACAGAAGTAG
- the dapB gene encoding 4-hydroxy-tetrahydrodipicolinate reductase, with product MAHEDDEKIWKVAVLGAAGRMGSEAVRAVNTSADMDLVAALGRGDDLQELVDAGAEIVIDLTVPDSSEANVRFAVEHGMHAVVGTTGWTPERLDSLRELLVEHPEVGVLIAPNFAIGSILATEFAAKAARYFESVEIIEIHHPNKVDAPSGTAVHTARKVAAARAEAGVGASPDATTSDPLGSRGAVIDDIHVHAVRLRGMVAHQEILLGDPGQQLVIRHDSFDRASFMPGVLLGVREVAAHPGLSVGLDAYMDLS from the coding sequence ATGGCCCACGAGGACGACGAAAAAATCTGGAAGGTAGCGGTGCTCGGTGCCGCGGGCCGTATGGGTTCTGAGGCGGTGCGCGCCGTCAACACCTCCGCAGACATGGACCTGGTGGCGGCACTGGGCCGCGGCGACGACCTGCAGGAGCTGGTCGATGCCGGCGCAGAGATTGTTATTGACCTGACCGTTCCCGATTCCAGCGAGGCGAATGTGCGCTTCGCGGTGGAGCACGGTATGCACGCGGTGGTTGGTACGACCGGTTGGACCCCCGAGCGCCTGGACTCCCTGCGCGAGCTGCTGGTAGAGCACCCCGAGGTGGGTGTGCTCATCGCCCCGAACTTTGCGATTGGTTCGATTCTCGCCACCGAGTTCGCGGCGAAGGCGGCACGCTACTTCGAATCGGTAGAAATTATTGAGATTCACCACCCGAATAAGGTAGATGCCCCCTCCGGTACCGCTGTGCACACCGCCCGCAAGGTAGCCGCCGCCCGCGCGGAGGCTGGCGTGGGTGCAAGCCCGGACGCCACCACCTCCGATCCTTTGGGTTCGCGCGGCGCCGTAATCGACGATATTCACGTGCACGCGGTGCGTCTGCGCGGCATGGTGGCGCACCAGGAGATTCTGCTGGGCGATCCCGGTCAGCAGCTCGTGATTCGTCACGATTCCTTTGACCGTGCCTCCTTCATGCCCGGTGTTCTGCTGGGTGTGCGTGAGGTGGCGGCGCATCCGGGTTTGAGCGTGGGCTTGGATGCCTACATGGATTTGTCGTAG
- the rpsO gene encoding 30S ribosomal protein S15 — translation MALDPAVKQAIIKEYATHEGDTGSPEVQIAVLSRRIADLTEHLKFHKHDHHSRRGLMILVGRRRNMLGYLKSVDIERYRSLIERLGLRR, via the coding sequence GTGGCACTGGATCCCGCTGTCAAGCAGGCAATCATCAAGGAATACGCAACCCACGAGGGCGACACCGGTTCGCCCGAGGTTCAGATTGCAGTTCTGTCTCGTCGTATCGCCGACCTGACCGAGCACCTGAAGTTCCACAAGCACGATCACCACTCCCGTCGTGGCCTGATGATCCTCGTTGGTCGTCGCCGCAACATGCTCGGCTACCTGAAGAGCGTCGACATCGAGCGTTACCGTTCGCTGATTGAGCGCCTGGGTCTGCGCCGATAA
- a CDS encoding M16 family metallopeptidase, whose protein sequence is MSISLPVELEAIAEELNYEHGRLIYEGVGGNEVRRSILPGGVRVITEKMPGTRGVSIGFWVGVGSRDEAPGMLGSTHFLEHLLFKGTGTRTALDIASSFDAVGGESNALTAKEHTCYYARVLDDDAPMAVDVITDMVTNALLDPAHLEQERGVILEEIAMDQDDPTDVAFENFVEQLMGENPLGRPIGGTPQEITEVPRDAVWEHYKRYYTPDRLVISAAGSLEHSTMVRLVLEALTRYGWNLQEGVAPAPRRVRTDSGIVPLSELREVEKGFEQTNIVMGCPSIIAGDDRRYAMSVLTSAFGAGMSSRLFQEIREKRGLAYSTFAFSGAYSDAGYFGMYAGCLPAKTEQVREVMGYEFDKLATAGITEEELTKVRGQLAGSTVLGSEDSGSRMSRLGRAELDSGLFTSTDELLEKIRAVSLEEVRDLAAYLGQQQMITTIVR, encoded by the coding sequence ATGTCTATTTCCCTGCCCGTCGAGCTTGAGGCGATTGCCGAAGAGCTCAACTACGAGCACGGCCGCCTCATCTACGAGGGTGTGGGCGGTAACGAGGTGCGCCGCTCCATCCTGCCCGGTGGCGTACGCGTGATTACCGAAAAAATGCCCGGTACCCGCGGCGTATCCATCGGGTTCTGGGTGGGAGTCGGCTCCCGCGACGAAGCCCCCGGCATGCTCGGCTCCACCCATTTCCTGGAGCACCTGCTGTTCAAGGGCACCGGCACCCGCACCGCCCTGGACATCGCATCCTCCTTCGACGCGGTGGGCGGCGAATCCAACGCCCTGACTGCTAAGGAGCACACCTGCTACTACGCGCGTGTGCTCGACGATGACGCACCCATGGCGGTGGACGTCATCACCGACATGGTCACCAACGCCCTGCTGGACCCGGCTCACCTGGAACAGGAACGCGGCGTGATCCTCGAAGAGATCGCCATGGACCAGGACGACCCGACCGACGTTGCCTTCGAGAACTTCGTGGAGCAGCTCATGGGAGAGAACCCGCTGGGCCGCCCCATCGGCGGTACCCCGCAGGAGATTACCGAGGTGCCGCGTGACGCCGTGTGGGAGCACTACAAGCGCTACTACACCCCGGACCGCCTGGTCATTTCTGCCGCTGGTTCGCTGGAGCACAGCACCATGGTCCGCCTCGTATTGGAGGCGCTGACCCGCTACGGCTGGAACCTGCAGGAGGGCGTGGCACCGGCACCGCGTCGTGTACGCACCGACAGCGGCATTGTTCCGCTGAGCGAGCTGCGTGAGGTGGAGAAGGGCTTCGAACAGACCAACATTGTGATGGGCTGCCCGAGCATTATCGCCGGTGACGACCGCCGCTACGCGATGAGCGTGCTGACCAGCGCATTCGGTGCGGGCATGTCCTCGCGCCTGTTCCAGGAGATTCGTGAGAAGCGCGGCCTGGCCTACAGCACGTTCGCGTTTTCCGGTGCGTACTCGGATGCCGGCTACTTCGGCATGTACGCGGGCTGCCTGCCCGCTAAGACCGAGCAGGTGCGTGAGGTCATGGGCTACGAGTTCGATAAGCTCGCCACCGCCGGTATTACTGAGGAGGAGCTGACGAAGGTCCGCGGCCAGCTGGCTGGCTCTACCGTGCTCGGTAGCGAGGATTCGGGTTCGCGCATGTCCCGCCTGGGTCGCGCCGAGCTGGACTCTGGACTGTTCACCAGCACCGATGAGCTGCTGGAGAAGATTCGCGCGGTCTCCCTGGAGGAGGTTCGCGACCTGGCGGCGTACCTGGGGCAGCAGCAGATGATTACCACCATCGTGCGCTAA
- a CDS encoding polyribonucleotide nucleotidyltransferase has protein sequence MEGPEIKFAEVEIDNGIHGKRHVRFETGRLAKQAAGSVLVTIDDETTLLSATAIGKSPREGFDFFPLTVDVEERMYAGGKIPASYFRREGRPSTEAILAARLIDRPLRPAFTKGIRNEVQVVVTVLTYEPDEIYNTFAINAASASTSLSGAPFNGPIGGVRMALIDGQWVCFPKYSQLENAVFDMAVAGRIVTKADGTEDVAIMMVEAEATDNSWKLIKEDGQTAPTEEIVAEGLEAAKPFIAALCKAQADLVARAGKPALELPFFGGHGEDVDAAVEAFAADRLAEVYSIAGKQEREAAAAELQEELKEALTGEGKEFEERSNEVDVAFAALTKHIVRQRILTDQVRIDGRGLTDIRQLTAEVEILPRVHGSSLFERGETQIMGITTLNMLKMEQQLDSLHPVKSKRYIHHYNFPPYSTGETGRVGSPKRREIGHGALAERAITPVLPSREEFPYAIRQVSEALGSNGSTSMGSVCASTLSLLNAGVPLRAPVAGIAMGLVSDEVDGETRYAALTDILGAEDALGDMDFKVAGTSEFVTAIQLDTKLDGIPASVLAGALTQAREARLHILEVLVSAIDAPDEMSEFAPRIISVKIPVAKIGEVIGPKGKMINQIQEDTGADISIEDDGTVYIGAADGPSAEAARAAVNAIANPQVPEVGERYLGTVVKVTDFGAFISLTPGKDGLLHISEMRKLNGGKRVVDAEDVVSVGQKVQVEITKIDDRGKLSLAPVVEGGDDE, from the coding sequence GTGGAAGGTCCCGAAATCAAGTTTGCCGAAGTCGAAATCGACAACGGCATTCACGGTAAGCGCCACGTGCGCTTTGAAACCGGCCGCCTTGCAAAGCAGGCAGCTGGCTCCGTCCTCGTCACCATCGATGACGAGACCACCCTGCTCTCCGCAACCGCAATCGGCAAGTCTCCCCGTGAGGGCTTCGACTTCTTCCCGCTGACCGTGGACGTGGAAGAGCGCATGTACGCAGGCGGCAAGATCCCCGCATCGTACTTCCGCCGCGAAGGCCGCCCCAGCACCGAGGCAATCCTGGCAGCCCGCCTGATTGACCGCCCGCTGCGCCCCGCCTTCACCAAGGGCATCCGCAACGAAGTTCAGGTCGTTGTGACCGTCCTGACCTACGAGCCGGACGAAATCTACAACACCTTCGCAATCAACGCTGCATCCGCATCGACCTCCCTGTCCGGTGCGCCGTTCAACGGCCCCATCGGTGGCGTGCGCATGGCACTGATCGACGGCCAGTGGGTCTGCTTCCCCAAGTACTCCCAGCTGGAAAACGCTGTGTTCGACATGGCTGTTGCCGGTCGTATCGTCACCAAGGCTGACGGTACCGAAGACGTCGCCATCATGATGGTTGAGGCAGAAGCAACCGACAACTCCTGGAAGCTCATCAAGGAAGACGGCCAGACCGCCCCCACCGAAGAGATCGTCGCAGAGGGTCTGGAAGCTGCTAAGCCCTTCATCGCAGCACTGTGCAAGGCACAGGCTGACCTGGTGGCTCGCGCAGGCAAGCCCGCCCTGGAACTGCCCTTCTTCGGTGGCCACGGCGAGGACGTCGACGCAGCAGTTGAGGCATTCGCAGCAGACCGCCTGGCAGAGGTGTACTCCATCGCTGGCAAGCAGGAACGCGAAGCAGCAGCAGCCGAGCTGCAGGAAGAGCTCAAGGAGGCTCTGACCGGCGAAGGTAAGGAATTCGAAGAGCGTTCCAACGAGGTCGACGTGGCATTCGCCGCCCTGACCAAGCACATTGTGCGCCAGCGCATCCTCACCGATCAGGTGCGCATCGACGGCCGCGGCCTGACCGACATCCGTCAGCTCACCGCCGAGGTTGAAATCCTGCCCCGCGTGCACGGCTCCTCCCTCTTCGAGCGTGGCGAGACCCAGATCATGGGTATCACCACCCTGAACATGCTCAAGATGGAGCAGCAGCTGGACTCCCTGCACCCGGTCAAGTCCAAGCGCTACATCCACCACTACAACTTCCCGCCGTACTCCACCGGTGAGACCGGCCGCGTGGGTTCGCCCAAGCGCCGCGAAATCGGCCACGGTGCACTCGCAGAGCGCGCAATCACCCCGGTGCTGCCCTCCCGCGAAGAGTTCCCCTACGCAATCCGTCAGGTCTCTGAGGCTCTGGGCTCCAACGGCTCGACCTCCATGGGTTCGGTCTGCGCATCGACCCTGTCCCTGCTGAACGCCGGTGTGCCGCTGCGCGCACCCGTTGCAGGTATCGCAATGGGCCTGGTCTCTGACGAGGTTGACGGCGAGACCCGCTACGCAGCCCTGACCGACATCCTCGGCGCGGAAGACGCACTGGGCGATATGGACTTCAAGGTTGCAGGTACCTCTGAGTTCGTGACCGCTATCCAGCTGGACACCAAGCTCGACGGTATCCCCGCATCCGTGCTCGCTGGCGCGCTGACCCAGGCACGTGAGGCTCGCCTGCACATCCTCGAGGTGCTCGTCAGCGCGATTGACGCACCGGATGAGATGAGCGAGTTCGCACCGCGCATTATTTCCGTGAAGATCCCGGTTGCCAAGATCGGTGAGGTTATCGGCCCCAAGGGTAAGATGATCAACCAGATCCAGGAAGACACCGGCGCAGACATCTCCATTGAGGACGACGGCACCGTGTACATCGGTGCAGCTGACGGCCCCTCCGCCGAGGCTGCCCGTGCGGCAGTGAACGCTATCGCTAACCCGCAGGTTCCCGAGGTGGGCGAACGCTACCTGGGTACCGTGGTGAAGGTGACCGACTTCGGTGCGTTCATCTCGCTGACCCCCGGTAAGGACGGCCTGCTACACATCTCCGAGATGCGTAAGCTCAACGGCGGCAAGCGCGTTGTTGACGCTGAGGACGTTGTCTCCGTGGGCCAGAAGGTCCAGGTGGAGATCACCAAGATTGATGACCGCGGCAAGCTCTCGCTGGCACCGGTCGTTGAGGGTGGCGACGACGAGTAG
- the dapA gene encoding 4-hydroxy-tetrahydrodipicolinate synthase, translated as MSENLSNPGTFVEPVFGRLLTAMVTPFAKDGSVDEKQVADLANYLVENGHDGLVVCGTTGEYSTMTDDENERVFQIVKDTVGSRAKIIAGVGSNDTAHTIELAHRAEKVGVDGLLVVTPYYNKPTQPGIYAHFATVAQATETPVMLYDIPGRAGIPIAPETYRRLAEIDSIVAVKDAKADFGAATEVMATTDLHYYSGDDGLTLPWMAMGAVGLVSVTAHVAPALFRALIDAVVAQDLVEAQRLHLELTPIVRATMGRAPGCVAAKEILSWQGVLDEPVVRLPHVLSEPEVAQAMRVDLLSSSIAHTLKNS; from the coding sequence ATGTCTGAGAACCTTTCGAACCCCGGTACTTTTGTTGAACCTGTCTTCGGTCGCCTCCTGACCGCAATGGTGACCCCCTTCGCGAAGGACGGTTCCGTTGATGAAAAGCAGGTCGCAGACCTGGCGAACTACCTTGTGGAGAACGGTCACGATGGTCTGGTAGTCTGCGGTACCACCGGCGAATACTCCACCATGACCGATGACGAGAACGAGCGCGTCTTCCAGATTGTGAAGGATACCGTTGGCTCTCGCGCGAAGATTATTGCCGGTGTTGGTTCGAACGACACCGCGCACACCATTGAGCTGGCGCACCGTGCCGAAAAGGTTGGCGTGGACGGCCTGCTGGTCGTGACCCCCTACTACAACAAGCCGACTCAGCCGGGTATCTACGCCCATTTTGCGACCGTTGCTCAAGCAACTGAGACCCCCGTCATGCTTTACGATATTCCGGGTCGTGCGGGCATCCCCATCGCACCCGAAACCTACCGTCGCCTTGCAGAAATTGATAGTATTGTAGCGGTGAAAGACGCCAAGGCAGACTTCGGTGCCGCAACTGAAGTCATGGCAACCACCGACCTGCACTACTACAGCGGCGACGACGGACTGACCCTTCCCTGGATGGCAATGGGCGCCGTCGGCCTCGTCTCGGTGACCGCACATGTGGCACCCGCACTCTTCCGTGCCCTGATTGATGCTGTCGTTGCACAGGACCTGGTGGAGGCTCAGCGTCTTCACCTGGAACTAACTCCGATTGTCCGAGCAACCATGGGCCGCGCCCCCGGTTGCGTTGCTGCCAAGGAAATTCTCTCCTGGCAGGGTGTGCTGGATGAGCCCGTCGTTCGCCTGCCGCACGTACTCTCCGAACCGGAGGTTGCCCAGGCTATGCGAGTTGACCTGCTCTCCTCGAGCATCGCTCACACCCTGAAGAACTCCTAA
- a CDS encoding tetratricopeptide repeat protein encodes MSEQTSPENAQASSEARSPWWTSLRLWTVCACVLMVLTVLILPLPLAARASILGVLIFSAVFVTVDAGGWGKTFAALTCALLTLYLVHIAQQGFVMLTSGSVAGMVLGAGMILLPILGAWALVREVLFGARIQRMAQELAASGELAEDTLPRTPSGRVDREAAVVEFESFAAAVEQEPNSWKAWFNLACMYDAGGERKRARAAMRNAWALRSGGQAKGMR; translated from the coding sequence ATGTCTGAACAGACTTCACCTGAGAATGCGCAGGCATCTTCTGAGGCTCGTAGCCCCTGGTGGACTTCGCTGCGTCTGTGGACTGTCTGCGCCTGCGTGCTGATGGTGCTGACCGTGCTGATTCTGCCGCTGCCTTTGGCGGCGCGTGCCTCTATTTTGGGTGTGCTGATTTTTAGCGCTGTCTTCGTGACGGTGGATGCAGGCGGCTGGGGTAAGACTTTCGCGGCGCTGACCTGCGCGCTGCTGACCCTGTACCTGGTGCATATTGCGCAGCAGGGCTTCGTGATGCTGACGTCCGGTTCTGTGGCTGGCATGGTGCTCGGCGCGGGTATGATTCTGCTGCCGATTCTGGGTGCCTGGGCGCTGGTGCGTGAGGTGCTTTTCGGTGCTCGTATTCAGCGTATGGCCCAGGAGCTGGCGGCGTCAGGCGAACTGGCGGAGGATACCCTGCCGCGCACCCCCTCCGGTCGTGTGGATCGTGAGGCGGCAGTGGTGGAGTTTGAGAGCTTCGCGGCGGCGGTTGAGCAGGAGCCGAATAGCTGGAAGGCGTGGTTCAACCTGGCGTGCATGTACGATGCGGGCGGCGAGCGTAAGCGTGCTCGTGCGGCGATGCGCAACGCGTGGGCGTTGCGTTCGGGCGGTCAGGCGAAGGGTATGCGTTAG
- a CDS encoding ribonuclease J codes for MSVFEANLPLPPRLKKDTLRVVPLGGLGEVGRNMTVYEINGKLLIVDCGVLFPEESQPGVDLILPDFSYIVDRLDDVVAMVLTHGHEDHIGAVPYLLRRRPDIPLVGSELTLALVEAKLAEHRIKPYTLAVKEHQVERFGPFECEFVAVNHSIPDALAVYIRTKAGKVLHTGDFKMDQLPLDGRLTDLRHFARLGEEGVDLFLPDSTNAEVPGFTPTEKNIGPVLSNVFRDASGRIIVASFSSHVHRVQQVLDAAAERGRKVVLVGRSMVRNMTIAEKLGYLKVPANVLVDLKKVDDYRPDQIVMMCTGSQGEPMAALSRMANGDHKIQIEPGDTVVLASSLIPGNETSVFRIINALMKLGANVVHKGNAKVHVSGHAAAGELLYCYNILKPKNVMPVHGEVRHLIASGDLAMETGVPKKNVLLCESGTVVDLRDGVASVVGEVPCEYLYVDGRSVGEVTESDLKDRRILGEEGFVSIVTVIDRATKRVVTGPDIHARGIAEDDSVFDEIVPKITAALEDALHRAPEKVHTVQQLQQIVRRTIGAWISRRLRRKPMIVPVVVENTSKAAKAAKN; via the coding sequence ATGAGCGTCTTTGAAGCGAATCTTCCCCTCCCTCCCCGCCTGAAGAAGGACACCCTGCGCGTGGTGCCCCTGGGCGGCCTGGGCGAAGTCGGTCGTAACATGACCGTGTACGAAATCAACGGCAAGCTACTGATTGTTGACTGCGGCGTGCTCTTCCCCGAAGAGTCCCAGCCCGGCGTGGACCTGATCCTGCCCGACTTCAGCTACATTGTCGACCGTCTGGACGACGTGGTCGCCATGGTTCTGACCCACGGCCACGAGGACCACATCGGCGCGGTTCCCTACCTGCTGCGCCGCCGCCCCGATATCCCCCTGGTCGGTTCCGAACTGACCCTGGCACTGGTTGAGGCGAAGCTCGCCGAGCACCGCATCAAGCCCTACACCCTCGCGGTGAAGGAGCACCAGGTGGAGCGTTTCGGCCCGTTCGAGTGCGAGTTCGTTGCTGTGAACCACTCGATTCCGGATGCGCTGGCTGTCTACATCCGCACCAAGGCGGGCAAGGTTCTGCACACCGGTGACTTCAAGATGGACCAGCTGCCGCTGGATGGCCGCCTGACCGACCTGCGCCACTTCGCCCGCCTGGGCGAGGAGGGCGTGGACCTGTTCCTGCCGGACTCCACCAACGCTGAGGTTCCCGGCTTCACCCCGACCGAGAAGAACATCGGTCCGGTGCTGTCGAACGTTTTCCGTGACGCAAGCGGCCGCATCATTGTGGCGTCCTTCTCCTCCCACGTTCACCGCGTGCAGCAGGTTCTGGACGCAGCCGCTGAGCGTGGCCGCAAGGTCGTGCTCGTGGGCCGCTCCATGGTGCGTAACATGACCATTGCTGAGAAGCTGGGCTACCTGAAGGTTCCCGCGAACGTGCTGGTGGACCTGAAGAAGGTTGACGACTATCGCCCCGACCAGATCGTGATGATGTGCACCGGTTCGCAGGGCGAGCCGATGGCGGCACTGTCGCGCATGGCGAACGGTGACCACAAGATTCAGATTGAGCCCGGCGATACCGTGGTGCTTGCATCCTCGCTGATTCCCGGTAACGAGACCAGCGTCTTCCGCATCATTAACGCCCTCATGAAGCTGGGCGCTAACGTGGTGCACAAGGGCAACGCGAAGGTTCACGTTTCCGGTCACGCTGCCGCCGGTGAGCTGCTGTACTGCTACAACATTCTTAAGCCGAAGAACGTTATGCCGGTTCACGGCGAGGTTCGCCACCTGATTGCCAGCGGTGACCTGGCGATGGAGACCGGCGTTCCGAAGAAGAACGTGCTGCTCTGCGAGTCCGGCACCGTCGTGGACCTGCGCGATGGCGTGGCGTCCGTGGTGGGCGAGGTTCCCTGCGAGTACCTGTACGTTGACGGCCGCTCCGTCGGTGAGGTCACCGAGAGCGACCTGAAGGACCGCCGCATCCTGGGTGAAGAGGGCTTCGTATCTATCGTGACCGTCATTGACCGCGCAACTAAGCGCGTGGTGACCGGCCCGGATATTCACGCTCGCGGTATCGCTGAGGACGACTCGGTCTTTGACGAGATCGTTCCGAAGATTACCGCCGCTCTGGAGGATGCTCTGCACCGCGCACCCGAGAAGGTGCACACCGTGCAGCAGCTGCAGCAGATTGTGCGCCGCACCATCGGTGCCTGGATTTCTCGCCGTCTGCGCCGCAAGCCCATGATTGTTCCCGTGGTTGTTGAGAACACCTCGAAGGCCGCGAAGGCTGCGAAGAACTAA